The following are from one region of the Magallana gigas chromosome 6, xbMagGiga1.1, whole genome shotgun sequence genome:
- the LOC105331716 gene encoding neuronal PAS domain-containing protein 1 isoform X3, producing the protein MSILELRKEKSRDAARSRRGKENYEFYELAKLLPLPAAITSQLDKASIIRLSISYLKLRDFSGHGDPPWNRDHLTNGKSFKGPGRRRNISNIAMDIFDNHQGTHILQSLDGFAFILANDGRFLYISETVSIYLGLSQVEMTGSSIFDYVHVQDHQELLEQLGLSTTNTGSVSGSPSPDSQSDAGSAPSTPRPTTPPTPDRTNIMAPNPEKGSKRTFCLRMKSTLTKRGVHIRTSGYRVVYITGHIRPQPCFGVNRKLPSHVLGLVGMAVALPPPTITELRIESDTFIMRLNPDFSIIYCDTLISQLCDWSSDDVIGKPIYDLCHPADLNTMKRTHKDLLTKGQVLSDYFRMINKNGGHVWAQICASTLYSSKTSDTHTVLTIIYILSGIEYENCVMDICQLPTSIKKELDKESSSKDLVSPRDESKDGEESRHSKSPDNAQVDSHPQSDALPGEPPKKKRLSSNGSEHSEVEEMQASPRMDHSSPPVFISHDDEEDTSNSTTTLKLNCSKVLYKNSRRKMDRPRKRQRGSLDSDSLIFSDSYGAEVSSPGHIIQRQLSCSSLMHNHNNVSSPVDDYHSHSASPKCLEDYSMPAPEDLSLRSLGARQENMTNTNRKNCWNSPCGADQNGNRNMPSVKFLEDVMNKHLPNLSQLSNHDVKQSSASLSDDITNGGIVSNSMNKQQSPIQWTGTESETHPASNLLRTLYAKRESVIRSSNNSRSLSMESSALNMLTPPGNEGFKEQLTLNIPQISVNAKGSVLPSYTSASHQTVTTVNESFNMTPPSSVSPTEKLVSPFGMEGNFDHVSAVCGSLTHVTSPPVTLKSHTFPLTVAAGVTDFNCVKNTSYNNVSPAYHINEYPHLTHAQNSFLSYDVRPDSWYSVSYQS; encoded by the exons CATCCTGGAACTCAGAAAGGAGAAGTCACGAGATGCTGCTAGGTCACGGCGCGGAAAGGAAAACTATGAGTTCTACGAACTGGCCAAATTACTTCCCCTTCCAGCCGCCATAACGAGTCAGCTGGACAAAGCATCAATCATCAGACTAAGCATCAGCTACCTTAAACTACGAGATTTCTCTGGACATGGTGATCCTCCATGGAATAGGGACCATCTCACAAATGGCAAATCTTTTAAAG GACCTGGAAGAAGACGAAACATATCAAATATTGCCATGGATATTTTTGATAATCACCAAGGGACACATATTCTTCAG tctCTAGACGGCTTTGCATTCATCCTTGCCAATGATGGGAGGTTCCTGTACATATCTGAGACCGTGTCTATCTACCTGGGGCTTTCacag GTGGAGATGACAGGCAGCAGTATCTTTGACTATGTCCATGTACAAGATCACCAAGAGCTACTGGAGCAGCTAGGACTAAGTACTACCAACA cgGGTTCGGTATCAGGCTCTCCGTCTCCAGACTCGCAGTCTGACGCTGGATCAGCACCCTCTACACCAAGGCCAACAACTCCGCCCACTCCAGACCGCA caaATATCATGGCTCCTAATCCAGAAAAAGGATCAAAGAGAACCTTTTGTTTACGAATGAAGTCAACTCTTACTAAACGTGGTGTGCACATAAGAACGTCAGGATATAGG GTGGTATACATCACGGGGCACATCCGACCTCAGCCATGTTTTGGTGTCAACAGGAAGTTGCCGTCCCATGTTTTGGGACTGGTTGGAATGGCTGTGGCTCTGCCTCCTCCCACCATCACAGAACTACGCATAGAAAGCGACACTTTCATAATGAGGCTCAATCCCGACTTCAGTATTATCTACTGTGATACTCT GATCTCCCAGCTTTGTGATTGGTCCTCTGATGATGTCATTGGGAAACCAATCTACGATCTCTGTCACCCAGCTGACCTAAACACAATGAAGAGAACCCACAAAGATT TATTAACGAAGGGTCAAGTTTTGTCCGACTACTTCAGAATGATTAACAAGAATGGTGGCCATGTGTGGGCCCAGATATGTGCAAGTACTCTGTACAGTTCCAAGACATCTGACACTCACACAGTCCTGACCATCATCTACATCCTCAG tgGAATAGAGTATGAAAACTGTGTTATGGACATATGTCAACTTCCTACATCAATAAAAAAGGAGTTAGACAAGGAATCTTCAAGCAAGGATCTTGTCAGTCCCAGAG ACGAATCAAAAGATGGTGAAGAAAGTCGTCACAGTAAAAGTCCTGATAATGCCCAAGTGGATTCACATCCCCAAAGTGATGCATTACCTGGTGAACCTCCAAAAAAGAAGAGGCTTTCTAGCAATGGTTCAGAGCATTCAGAGGTGGAAGAGATGCAAGCTTCTCCAAGAATGGATCACAGTTCTCCTCCAGTTTTTATATCACATGATGATGAGGAAGACACATCAAATTCAACAACTACCTTAAAGTTGAACTGCAGCAAAGTTCTTTACAAAAACTCGAGGAGGAAAATGGACAGGCCTAGAAAAAGACAAAGGGGGAGTTTGGATAGTGATAGTTTGATTTTCAGTGACAGTTATGGAGCAGAAGTATCAAGCCCTGGCCACATCATACAAAGACAGTTATCCTGTTCGAGCCTCATGCACAACCATAATAACGTTTCGTCGCCTGTGGACGACTACCATTCTCACTCAGCATCACCAAAGTGTTTGGAGGATTACAGCATGCCTGCACCAGAGGATCTCTCTCTGAGGTCACTGGGAGCAAGGCAGGAGAACATGACAAACACAAACAGAAAGAACTGTTGGAATTCTCCTTGTGGCGCTGACCAGAATGGCAACCGCAACATGCCATCTGTGAAATTTCTGGAAGATGTGATGAATAAACATTTGCCAAATCTGTCTCAACTATCTAACCATGATGTCAAGCAATCTTCTGCAAGCTTGAGTGATGACATTACAAATGGTGGTATTGTTTCAAATTCTATGAACAAACAGCAGTCACCTATTCAATGGACAGGCACAGAATCTGAAACACACCCTGCATCTAATCTGTTAAGGACACTATATGCAAAACGAGAATCGGTCATTCGAAGCAGCAACAATTCGAGAAGTCTTTCTATGGAAAGTTCAGCCCTTAACATGCTGACACCTCCAGGAAACGAGGGCTTCAAGGAACAACTGACTCTAAATATACCACAGATATCAGTGAATGCCAAAGGATCAGTTCTCCCTTCCTATACTTCTGCTAGTCATCAAACTGTCACCACAGTGAATGAAAGTTTCAACATGACCCCTCCTTCATCTGTATCACCCACAGAGAAATTAGTCTCCCCGTTTGGAATGGAAGGGAACTTTGATCATGTGTCTGCTGTGTGCGGCAGTCTGACCCATGTCACGAGTCCTCCCGTGACTCTGAAATCTCATACTTTTCCGCTCACTGTAGCCGCAGGAGTGACAGACTTTAACTGTGTCAAAAATACCAGCTACAATAACGTCTCCCCAGCATACCACATTAATGAATACCCCCATCTCACTCATGCACAGAACTCTTTCTTGTCTTACGATGTGAGGCCAGACTCTTGGTATTCCGTCTCTTATCAGTCATGA
- the LOC105331716 gene encoding protein trachealess isoform X2, with protein sequence MNDQAFFHHWDVMRQPLQPPAFGMGSSLLDFSILELRKEKSRDAARSRRGKENYEFYELAKLLPLPAAITSQLDKASIIRLSISYLKLRDFSGHGDPPWNRDHLTNGKSFKGPGRRRNISNIAMDIFDNHQGTHILQSLDGFAFILANDGRFLYISETVSIYLGLSQVEMTGSSIFDYVHVQDHQELLEQLGLSTTNTGSVSGSPSPDSQSDAGSAPSTPRPTTPPTPDRTNIMAPNPEKGSKRTFCLRMKSTLTKRGVHIRTSGYRVVYITGHIRPQPCFGVNRKLPSHVLGLVGMAVALPPPTITELRIESDTFIMRLNPDFSIIYCDTLISQLCDWSSDDVIGKPIYDLCHPADLNTMKRTHKDLLTKGQVLSDYFRMINKNGGHVWAQICASTLYSSKTSDTHTVLTIIYILSGIEYENCVMDICQLPTSIKKELDKESSSKDLVSPRDESKDGEESRHSKSPDNAQVDSHPQSDALPGEPPKKKRLSSNGSEHSEVEEMQASPRMDHSSPPVFISHDDEEDTSNSTTTLKLNCSKVLYKNSRRKMDRPRKRQRGSLDSDSLIFSDSYGAEVSSPGHIIQRQLSCSSLMHNHNNVSSPVDDYHSHSASPKCLEDYSMPAPEDLSLRSLGARQENMTNTNRKNCWNSPCGADQNGNRNMPSVKFLEDVMNKHLPNLSQLSNHDVKQSSASLSDDITNGGIVSNSMNKQQSPIQWTGTESETHPASNLLRTLYAKRESVIRSSNNSRSLSMESSALNMLTPPGNEGFKEQLTLNIPQISVNAKGSVLPSYTSASHQTVTTVNESFNMTPPSSVSPTEKLVSPFGMEGNFDHVSAVCGSLTHVTSPPVTLKSHTFPLTVAAGVTDFNCVKNTSYNNVSPAYHINEYPHLTHAQNSFLSYDVRPDSWYSVSYQS encoded by the exons CATCCTGGAACTCAGAAAGGAGAAGTCACGAGATGCTGCTAGGTCACGGCGCGGAAAGGAAAACTATGAGTTCTACGAACTGGCCAAATTACTTCCCCTTCCAGCCGCCATAACGAGTCAGCTGGACAAAGCATCAATCATCAGACTAAGCATCAGCTACCTTAAACTACGAGATTTCTCTGGACATGGTGATCCTCCATGGAATAGGGACCATCTCACAAATGGCAAATCTTTTAAAG GACCTGGAAGAAGACGAAACATATCAAATATTGCCATGGATATTTTTGATAATCACCAAGGGACACATATTCTTCAG tctCTAGACGGCTTTGCATTCATCCTTGCCAATGATGGGAGGTTCCTGTACATATCTGAGACCGTGTCTATCTACCTGGGGCTTTCacag GTGGAGATGACAGGCAGCAGTATCTTTGACTATGTCCATGTACAAGATCACCAAGAGCTACTGGAGCAGCTAGGACTAAGTACTACCAACA cgGGTTCGGTATCAGGCTCTCCGTCTCCAGACTCGCAGTCTGACGCTGGATCAGCACCCTCTACACCAAGGCCAACAACTCCGCCCACTCCAGACCGCA caaATATCATGGCTCCTAATCCAGAAAAAGGATCAAAGAGAACCTTTTGTTTACGAATGAAGTCAACTCTTACTAAACGTGGTGTGCACATAAGAACGTCAGGATATAGG GTGGTATACATCACGGGGCACATCCGACCTCAGCCATGTTTTGGTGTCAACAGGAAGTTGCCGTCCCATGTTTTGGGACTGGTTGGAATGGCTGTGGCTCTGCCTCCTCCCACCATCACAGAACTACGCATAGAAAGCGACACTTTCATAATGAGGCTCAATCCCGACTTCAGTATTATCTACTGTGATACTCT GATCTCCCAGCTTTGTGATTGGTCCTCTGATGATGTCATTGGGAAACCAATCTACGATCTCTGTCACCCAGCTGACCTAAACACAATGAAGAGAACCCACAAAGATT TATTAACGAAGGGTCAAGTTTTGTCCGACTACTTCAGAATGATTAACAAGAATGGTGGCCATGTGTGGGCCCAGATATGTGCAAGTACTCTGTACAGTTCCAAGACATCTGACACTCACACAGTCCTGACCATCATCTACATCCTCAG tgGAATAGAGTATGAAAACTGTGTTATGGACATATGTCAACTTCCTACATCAATAAAAAAGGAGTTAGACAAGGAATCTTCAAGCAAGGATCTTGTCAGTCCCAGAG ACGAATCAAAAGATGGTGAAGAAAGTCGTCACAGTAAAAGTCCTGATAATGCCCAAGTGGATTCACATCCCCAAAGTGATGCATTACCTGGTGAACCTCCAAAAAAGAAGAGGCTTTCTAGCAATGGTTCAGAGCATTCAGAGGTGGAAGAGATGCAAGCTTCTCCAAGAATGGATCACAGTTCTCCTCCAGTTTTTATATCACATGATGATGAGGAAGACACATCAAATTCAACAACTACCTTAAAGTTGAACTGCAGCAAAGTTCTTTACAAAAACTCGAGGAGGAAAATGGACAGGCCTAGAAAAAGACAAAGGGGGAGTTTGGATAGTGATAGTTTGATTTTCAGTGACAGTTATGGAGCAGAAGTATCAAGCCCTGGCCACATCATACAAAGACAGTTATCCTGTTCGAGCCTCATGCACAACCATAATAACGTTTCGTCGCCTGTGGACGACTACCATTCTCACTCAGCATCACCAAAGTGTTTGGAGGATTACAGCATGCCTGCACCAGAGGATCTCTCTCTGAGGTCACTGGGAGCAAGGCAGGAGAACATGACAAACACAAACAGAAAGAACTGTTGGAATTCTCCTTGTGGCGCTGACCAGAATGGCAACCGCAACATGCCATCTGTGAAATTTCTGGAAGATGTGATGAATAAACATTTGCCAAATCTGTCTCAACTATCTAACCATGATGTCAAGCAATCTTCTGCAAGCTTGAGTGATGACATTACAAATGGTGGTATTGTTTCAAATTCTATGAACAAACAGCAGTCACCTATTCAATGGACAGGCACAGAATCTGAAACACACCCTGCATCTAATCTGTTAAGGACACTATATGCAAAACGAGAATCGGTCATTCGAAGCAGCAACAATTCGAGAAGTCTTTCTATGGAAAGTTCAGCCCTTAACATGCTGACACCTCCAGGAAACGAGGGCTTCAAGGAACAACTGACTCTAAATATACCACAGATATCAGTGAATGCCAAAGGATCAGTTCTCCCTTCCTATACTTCTGCTAGTCATCAAACTGTCACCACAGTGAATGAAAGTTTCAACATGACCCCTCCTTCATCTGTATCACCCACAGAGAAATTAGTCTCCCCGTTTGGAATGGAAGGGAACTTTGATCATGTGTCTGCTGTGTGCGGCAGTCTGACCCATGTCACGAGTCCTCCCGTGACTCTGAAATCTCATACTTTTCCGCTCACTGTAGCCGCAGGAGTGACAGACTTTAACTGTGTCAAAAATACCAGCTACAATAACGTCTCCCCAGCATACCACATTAATGAATACCCCCATCTCACTCATGCACAGAACTCTTTCTTGTCTTACGATGTGAGGCCAGACTCTTGGTATTCCGTCTCTTATCAGTCATGA
- the LOC105331716 gene encoding protein trachealess isoform X1 — protein sequence MIVQEGSRLAMEGAVIFSNCFQYSDVDYEAFGSILELRKEKSRDAARSRRGKENYEFYELAKLLPLPAAITSQLDKASIIRLSISYLKLRDFSGHGDPPWNRDHLTNGKSFKGPGRRRNISNIAMDIFDNHQGTHILQSLDGFAFILANDGRFLYISETVSIYLGLSQVEMTGSSIFDYVHVQDHQELLEQLGLSTTNTGSVSGSPSPDSQSDAGSAPSTPRPTTPPTPDRTNIMAPNPEKGSKRTFCLRMKSTLTKRGVHIRTSGYRVVYITGHIRPQPCFGVNRKLPSHVLGLVGMAVALPPPTITELRIESDTFIMRLNPDFSIIYCDTLISQLCDWSSDDVIGKPIYDLCHPADLNTMKRTHKDLLTKGQVLSDYFRMINKNGGHVWAQICASTLYSSKTSDTHTVLTIIYILSGIEYENCVMDICQLPTSIKKELDKESSSKDLVSPRDESKDGEESRHSKSPDNAQVDSHPQSDALPGEPPKKKRLSSNGSEHSEVEEMQASPRMDHSSPPVFISHDDEEDTSNSTTTLKLNCSKVLYKNSRRKMDRPRKRQRGSLDSDSLIFSDSYGAEVSSPGHIIQRQLSCSSLMHNHNNVSSPVDDYHSHSASPKCLEDYSMPAPEDLSLRSLGARQENMTNTNRKNCWNSPCGADQNGNRNMPSVKFLEDVMNKHLPNLSQLSNHDVKQSSASLSDDITNGGIVSNSMNKQQSPIQWTGTESETHPASNLLRTLYAKRESVIRSSNNSRSLSMESSALNMLTPPGNEGFKEQLTLNIPQISVNAKGSVLPSYTSASHQTVTTVNESFNMTPPSSVSPTEKLVSPFGMEGNFDHVSAVCGSLTHVTSPPVTLKSHTFPLTVAAGVTDFNCVKNTSYNNVSPAYHINEYPHLTHAQNSFLSYDVRPDSWYSVSYQS from the exons CATCCTGGAACTCAGAAAGGAGAAGTCACGAGATGCTGCTAGGTCACGGCGCGGAAAGGAAAACTATGAGTTCTACGAACTGGCCAAATTACTTCCCCTTCCAGCCGCCATAACGAGTCAGCTGGACAAAGCATCAATCATCAGACTAAGCATCAGCTACCTTAAACTACGAGATTTCTCTGGACATGGTGATCCTCCATGGAATAGGGACCATCTCACAAATGGCAAATCTTTTAAAG GACCTGGAAGAAGACGAAACATATCAAATATTGCCATGGATATTTTTGATAATCACCAAGGGACACATATTCTTCAG tctCTAGACGGCTTTGCATTCATCCTTGCCAATGATGGGAGGTTCCTGTACATATCTGAGACCGTGTCTATCTACCTGGGGCTTTCacag GTGGAGATGACAGGCAGCAGTATCTTTGACTATGTCCATGTACAAGATCACCAAGAGCTACTGGAGCAGCTAGGACTAAGTACTACCAACA cgGGTTCGGTATCAGGCTCTCCGTCTCCAGACTCGCAGTCTGACGCTGGATCAGCACCCTCTACACCAAGGCCAACAACTCCGCCCACTCCAGACCGCA caaATATCATGGCTCCTAATCCAGAAAAAGGATCAAAGAGAACCTTTTGTTTACGAATGAAGTCAACTCTTACTAAACGTGGTGTGCACATAAGAACGTCAGGATATAGG GTGGTATACATCACGGGGCACATCCGACCTCAGCCATGTTTTGGTGTCAACAGGAAGTTGCCGTCCCATGTTTTGGGACTGGTTGGAATGGCTGTGGCTCTGCCTCCTCCCACCATCACAGAACTACGCATAGAAAGCGACACTTTCATAATGAGGCTCAATCCCGACTTCAGTATTATCTACTGTGATACTCT GATCTCCCAGCTTTGTGATTGGTCCTCTGATGATGTCATTGGGAAACCAATCTACGATCTCTGTCACCCAGCTGACCTAAACACAATGAAGAGAACCCACAAAGATT TATTAACGAAGGGTCAAGTTTTGTCCGACTACTTCAGAATGATTAACAAGAATGGTGGCCATGTGTGGGCCCAGATATGTGCAAGTACTCTGTACAGTTCCAAGACATCTGACACTCACACAGTCCTGACCATCATCTACATCCTCAG tgGAATAGAGTATGAAAACTGTGTTATGGACATATGTCAACTTCCTACATCAATAAAAAAGGAGTTAGACAAGGAATCTTCAAGCAAGGATCTTGTCAGTCCCAGAG ACGAATCAAAAGATGGTGAAGAAAGTCGTCACAGTAAAAGTCCTGATAATGCCCAAGTGGATTCACATCCCCAAAGTGATGCATTACCTGGTGAACCTCCAAAAAAGAAGAGGCTTTCTAGCAATGGTTCAGAGCATTCAGAGGTGGAAGAGATGCAAGCTTCTCCAAGAATGGATCACAGTTCTCCTCCAGTTTTTATATCACATGATGATGAGGAAGACACATCAAATTCAACAACTACCTTAAAGTTGAACTGCAGCAAAGTTCTTTACAAAAACTCGAGGAGGAAAATGGACAGGCCTAGAAAAAGACAAAGGGGGAGTTTGGATAGTGATAGTTTGATTTTCAGTGACAGTTATGGAGCAGAAGTATCAAGCCCTGGCCACATCATACAAAGACAGTTATCCTGTTCGAGCCTCATGCACAACCATAATAACGTTTCGTCGCCTGTGGACGACTACCATTCTCACTCAGCATCACCAAAGTGTTTGGAGGATTACAGCATGCCTGCACCAGAGGATCTCTCTCTGAGGTCACTGGGAGCAAGGCAGGAGAACATGACAAACACAAACAGAAAGAACTGTTGGAATTCTCCTTGTGGCGCTGACCAGAATGGCAACCGCAACATGCCATCTGTGAAATTTCTGGAAGATGTGATGAATAAACATTTGCCAAATCTGTCTCAACTATCTAACCATGATGTCAAGCAATCTTCTGCAAGCTTGAGTGATGACATTACAAATGGTGGTATTGTTTCAAATTCTATGAACAAACAGCAGTCACCTATTCAATGGACAGGCACAGAATCTGAAACACACCCTGCATCTAATCTGTTAAGGACACTATATGCAAAACGAGAATCGGTCATTCGAAGCAGCAACAATTCGAGAAGTCTTTCTATGGAAAGTTCAGCCCTTAACATGCTGACACCTCCAGGAAACGAGGGCTTCAAGGAACAACTGACTCTAAATATACCACAGATATCAGTGAATGCCAAAGGATCAGTTCTCCCTTCCTATACTTCTGCTAGTCATCAAACTGTCACCACAGTGAATGAAAGTTTCAACATGACCCCTCCTTCATCTGTATCACCCACAGAGAAATTAGTCTCCCCGTTTGGAATGGAAGGGAACTTTGATCATGTGTCTGCTGTGTGCGGCAGTCTGACCCATGTCACGAGTCCTCCCGTGACTCTGAAATCTCATACTTTTCCGCTCACTGTAGCCGCAGGAGTGACAGACTTTAACTGTGTCAAAAATACCAGCTACAATAACGTCTCCCCAGCATACCACATTAATGAATACCCCCATCTCACTCATGCACAGAACTCTTTCTTGTCTTACGATGTGAGGCCAGACTCTTGGTATTCCGTCTCTTATCAGTCATGA
- the LOC105331714 gene encoding thiosulfate transporter TsuA: MTSRRNLQEVPMGDDNRPTPTRTVTSLAVSAACGLMFGFAIEKGKVYEPAVVKNQMLLSQFVMMKMFLSGIISGMFVLAVMSMLPFTRRQYLGAKSVFVRGLREKGFLTTLSGGALLGSGMAIAGSCPGVILAQLGSGTQNSMYTLLGALFGTLLYGILEPVVTDLTKPAQTIRFQFLYNVYGSPFFVMALPSAAVLSLVVFTLELAYPWEEEINITDSVYQSSSWITSPAWPPFVSGIAVGSLQIPVVLVIGDTLGASSSFCTITSQFFLHKSSKRLSPYLLKFQSGIENWWQVAFVLSSIFGAFLSSILSGTYGSVAGVSIVQSFVGGALILFGARMAGGCTSGHGLSGIGLLNLLSISTMAAMFVGGVLTAMILQWIS, translated from the exons ATGACGAGCCGGCGAAATCTACAGGAGGTGCCGATGGGGGATGACAATCGCCCAACCCCCACCAGAACCGTTACATCCCTGGCAGTATCTGCAGCTTGCGGCCTCATGTTTGGGTTTGCAATTGAAAAAGGAAAAG tttATGAACCTGCTGTAGTAAAAAATCAGATGTTACTTTCACAATTTGTTATGATGAAAATGTTCCTTTCTGGAATAATATCAG GGATGTTTGTATTGGCCGTGATGTCTATGCTGCCGTTCACCAGACGTCAGTACCTGGGGGCTAAGTCCGTCTTCGTGCGGGGTCTCCGTGAGAAGGGATTCCTGACCACCCTCTCAGGGGGAGCCTTGTTAGGATCAGGGATGGCCATAGCTGGAAGT TGTCCAGGAGTAATTCTTGCACAGCTTGGATCAGGAACACAGAATTCAA TGTACACATTACTGGGAGCATTATTCGGGACCCTGCTCTATGGGATCCTAGAACCAGTCGTCACAGACCTGACCAAACCAGCACAAACGATACGATTCCAATT TTTGTACAATGTGTATGGATCTCCCTTCTTTGTGATGGCCTTGCCATCTGCTGCAGTTCTTTCCTTAGTTGTGTTCACTTTGGAGTTAGCTTATCCCTGGGaagaagaaataaat ATTACAGACTCTGTCTACCAATCTAGCAGCTGGATTACCTCCCCTGCATGGCCACCATTTGTATCTGGAATTGCTGTTGGCAGTTTGCAAATACCTGTTGTATTAGTCATTGGAGACACCTTAG GAGCCAGCAGTAGCTTCTGTACCATCACGTCTCAGTTTTTTCTTCACAAGTCCTCTAAGAGATTATCACCTTATCTCCTGAAATTCCAATCAGGCATTGAAAATTGGTGGCAG GTTGCATTTGTTTTGAGCTCTATATTTGGGGCTTTCTTGTCCTCTATCCTGTCTGGGACGTACGGTTCTGTGGCAGGAGTCTCCATTGTTCAGTCATTTGTTGGAGGAGCTCTGATACTGTTTGGAGCCCGAATGGCTGGAGGATGTACCAG TGGGCATGGACTCTCTGGAATAGGTTTATTAAACCTTCTGTCCATCAGCACCATGGCTGCAATGTTTGTTGGGGGAGTTTTAACAGCCATGATCCTGCAGTGGATCAGTTAG